The Numenius arquata chromosome 7, bNumArq3.hap1.1, whole genome shotgun sequence genome has a window encoding:
- the GJA10 gene encoding gap junction alpha-10 protein, translated as MGDWNLLGSILEEVHIHSTIVGKIWLTILFIFRMLVLGVAAEDVWDDEQSEFICNTEQPGCSNICYDKAFPISLIRYWVLQIIFVSSPSLVYMGHALYRLRALEKERQKRKAHLRAQLEDLEPMPEEHRRVERELRKLEEQKKVHKAPLRGSLLRTYVLHILTRSVVEVGFMIGQYLLYGFHMSPLYKCTRAPCPNTVDCFVSRPTEKTIFMVFMNSIAAVSLFLNILEIAHLGLKKIQKSLYGRPRRPVAPAEEEASLYNSKKSSVVPPACLPSDVSPPRPATAPPPPLPHGPAPSGPPVRQHRGELRGAPPPRQRHSAAQHHGQHPPPPSSSSEEAPRAAAAAGGGGTAGAAAASRRPPRKHSRVSICRDLEEERGDSPDSGHCPGTRKSSFLSRVLTGSRAGSDSESADSRGGSGPGSVSVSGSEGKRREESSPPSSPPPAAAMGRRVSMSMLLELSSIMKK; from the exons ATGGGGGACTGGAACCTCTTGGGCAGCATCCTTGAAGAAGTGCACATCCACTCCACCATAGTTGGCAAAATCTGGCTCACAATCCTGTTCATATTCCGGATGCTGGTGCTGGGAGTGGCTGCTGAAGATGTCTGGGACGATGAGCAGTCCGAGTTCATCTGCAACACGGAGCAACCTGGCTGCAGCAATATCTGTTATGACAAGGCCTTCCCTATCTCTTTGATCAGATACTGGGTACTGCAGATCATCTTTGTCTCTTCTCCATCGCTAGTTTACATGGGCCATGCGCTCTACAGGTTAAGGGCTCTCGAGAAAGAGCGACAGAAGAGGAAAGCTCACCTGCGGGCTCAGCTAGAAGACCTGGAGCCCATGCCCGAGGAACACAGGAGGGTGGAGAGGGAACTGCGTAAGCTGGAGGAACAGAAGAAAGTGCATAAGGCACCCCTGAGAGGGTCCCTGCTGCGCACTTATGTCCTACATATCCTGACCCGGTCAGTGGTGGAAGTAGGCTTTATGATAGGTCAGTATCTTTTATACGGGTTTCACATGTCCCCCCTTTACAAATGCACTCGGGCCCCTTGCCCTAACACGGTGGATTGTTTTGTGTCCCGACCCACAGAGAAGACCATCTTTATGGTCTTCATGAACAGCATCGCTGCAGTCTCCCTCTTCCTCAACATCCTAGAAATTGCCCACCTGGGCCTCAAGAAGATCCAGAAGAGCCTCTACGGCCGGCCCCGGCGGCCGGTGGCCCCTGCCGAGGAGGAGGCCAGCCTCTACAACTCCAAGAAGAGCTCCGTGGTGCCGCCGGCCTGCCTGCCCAGCGACGTctcgccgccgcgccccgccacggccccgccgcctccgcttCCCCACGGCCCCGCACCCTCGGGGCCGCCGGTCCGTCAGCACCGCGGAGAGCTCCGCggagccccgccgccccgccagcGGCACAGCGCGGCTCAGCACCACGGACAGCAtccgccgccgccctcctccaGCAGCGAGGAGGcgccgcgggcggcggcggcggcgggaggcggggggacaGCGGGGGCGGCGGCCGCATCCCGCCGGCCTCCCCGCAAGCACAGCCGGGTGAGCATCTGCCGTGACCTGGAGGAGGAGCGCGGCGACTCCCCGGACAGCGGGCACTGCCCGGGCACCCGCAAGTCCAGCTTCCTCTCCCGCGTCCTCACCGGCAGCCGGGCGGGCAGCGACAGCGAGAGCGCCGACTCCCGCggaggctccggccccggctccgTCTCCGTCTCTGGTTCGGAGGGGAAGCGCCGGGAGGAGAGCAGCCCGCCCAGcagcccgccgccggccgccgccatgGGACGCCGCGTCTCGATG AGCATGCTCCTAGAACTATCATCTATCATGAAAAAGTAA